In Carboxydocella sporoproducens DSM 16521, the genomic stretch GAATTACCCCAGGCGGATTACCGGGGTGGTTTCTTTTTGTCTGACCAGCGGTGTTACTGTTCGGTGTACTTAAATGACCATTCAGTCAGAAGATTTATCCTTTTGGAAAAAAATATAGTGTAAAAAATTCAGATAAGTATAATTGTTCTTAGATATATATGAATGAAGATTCATTCCGAGGAAGCCGGGAGAAATAGCGTTAGGGAGGTTGAGAAGATGTTAAGCGTACTGAATTTAAACAAAAAATTATTTTTCTGGTCCCTGGGACTGACACTGGGCAGTCTGTTTTCCGTACTGGTAACTCTGGCCAATACAGGTAATCTCTTTGCTGCCATGCCACTGGCAGGAGTGGGTGGGTTTGTAATTGAAGCTGATAAAATCACGGGTACCAATTTTGAACTGATTCCTTCAGTTGCCGATACCAATTTGTCCAATAAGGAACAGGAAAGCTGGACAGCTTTTCCCCAGTCCCAGACTACCATGGATACTGTGAGTATCTGGGGCCTGCGCCTTTACAAGAATATAGATTTGTCGCATCTGGGTTTTCCGGTGGCCAATTATGTCCAGGTATTAGTGGAAGCCAATACAACTGAAAGTAAATATGTCAGCGGTACCCAGCTGTTGATGAATGCCGATTATATTGAAGCGGAACAAATTGATTTCGGAGATCTGCAGATGGACGAGAATATGAGGACTGACCACCCCAACCTGGTAACCGGAGATGACCAAAAAGCTGATATAGGTATGAAAGCCAGTTCTGTTACCCTGACCAGGGCTAAAATCAATGCCCACTATATGTCCACCAAAACCATGAGCATTCCCGGCATGAAGCTGACTTTGCATCTCTACGACAGCAATAACAGGGAAGTAGCGCCAGCCAATATCATGCATAGCAGCCCCTGGAATAACTGATTTAAGGAAGGCCCGGCTTCCTTATTTTTTTCCTGGAGGGATGAGAATGAAAATTAAAATGCAGGCAATTATACTGGGCGGCTTGCTTGGGGCTTTTGCAGGCGGGGTGTGGTGGCAATTGGGCCTGGTTTCGGCCCTCATTGGTGCCATGGCTGGAATAGGAACAATGATGATTCTGGTCAGGTATTTTCCTCATAAACAGATTGCCTACGGTGTCGAAGGGGCCATTACTCTGGGGTTGATCGGAGGGGCTTTGATGCCCCAAAATTATATATATGCAGGGATAGCTCTTGGTATGACAGCTGGCAGCTGGCTATACAGCGGAATTTTTTCCTGCTGGCTTAACAGGATGCAATTGAAAGGCTGGTATATGGAGTTGCCTGGAAAAATGCTCTGGCGTCCCTTGCTGGCTGCAATAAGTGTAATGATAACGGAAATTGCTTTTAACCCCTGGCTGGCATGGCCTGTGGCTATTCTTGCTACTACCTCCTGGGGCTTTATCCTGGTGCAAAATCGGAAACGTCCTGTTTTGGGGGCAGTATTAACTCTTTTAGGGAGCATTTTAGTTATCTGGTTTGGGATTGATATTGCTCCGGTCCTTTTTTTGCCAGGGAGCGGGCTTTACTGGGCCGGAATGGTTCTGGGGCTGGGATTGCTGGCCTTATCATTACTGGCTCTGTTTTTCCCCCGCTGGCATCTGGGTTTAGGGGTTACCATCCTGATTCTGTCAATTCTCTCGTATGTTGGAGCTGCCGGTGGATTAGTGCTGGGAGGGTTGCTGTCTCTTCTGGGCGGATGTTTGATCCTGGCCTGGGCCGGTCAAAAAATTGAAAAAAATAATGTTAATTTAGCTCAATGACGGCAGGAATTTTCCTTTTCCTGCCGAATATATTTTTATCCAACAGTGGAGGCGAGAAGATGGAGGTTCGTTGGAAAGCGTGGCTGGTATATGATGATAAGGCAGTGGGTGGGAGCGGATTGTGTGCACTGCTTAAAGCTATACAGCAGTATGGTTCTCTGAACCAGGCTGCACAGAAATTGGGTATATCATACCGCCAGGCCTGGGGCCGGCTGCGCAAAGCTGAAGCTGTTTTACAGCGGGAACTGGTTTACAAGCAAACTGGAGGAGAAAATGGAGGGGGAATGAGTCTGACTGGAGATGGGGAGCGACTTTTACTGTTTTTTGAACAAATGACAGCAGAGATAAATGCGGTTGTCAGTTACTGGCAACAAAGAAAGCCATTTTAATTTTTTTATCTGCGTTATGTACATTTTAACAGAACGAGGGAGGAAGTTGTTTTATGAAAAGAACTGCTATCTTATTTACAGTTATCATGCTTTTTATCGCCAGTTTAACTGGTTGCGGTTCCCAGCAGGAAAAGGCTAAAAATACAATAGCAGAAAAAAGTAACAAAGATGTGATCCTGGCTACTACCACCAGCACCCAGGATTCAGGTTTGCTGGATGTGTTGATACCTGCTTTTGAAAAAGAAACTGGATATAATGTCAAAACAATTGCGGTAGGAACTGGTCAGGCTCTGGCTATGGGAGAAAGAGGAGAAGCTGATGTCCTGTTGACTCACGCACCGGCATCTGAACAAAAGCTGGTGGATAAAGGGATTGTGACTGACTACTCTCTGGTAATGCACAATGACTTTATCCTGGTTGGCCCAGCAGAGGACCCAGCCAGAGTTAAAGGAAAAGAAATAAAAGAGGCACTCAAAGCTATCTCTCAGCAGCAGGCTCTATTCTTATCCCGGGGGGATAATTCCGGTACCCACAAGTTTGAACAAAAAATATGGGAAAAGGTAGGAATAAAACCTGCCGGCAAATGGTATCAGTCTACTGGCAGCGGGATGGGACAAACCCTGAGTGTGGCTGCAGAAAAACGGGGTTATACAATTACAGACCGGGGCACTTACCTGGCCTTAAAAGACAAGTTGAATTTGGAGATTTTGGTCCAGGGCAGTAATGAGTTAAAGAATATCTACCATGTCATGGCAGTAAATCCTGACAAATATCCCAAAGTTAATGCTAAAGGAGCTCGAGCTTTTATCGCCTTTTTACTTAAACCGGACACCCAGAAGTTGATCGGCCAGTTTGGGGTGGATAAATATGGCCAGCCCCTGTTTTATCCTGATGCTATAAAACAGTAACAAAGTAGGTGCAAGGGATGGAATTGATCTGGGAAGGGATGGTTCAGGCGCTGAAATTATTGTTCCAGGGGGACCGGGAAACCTGGGCCATTATTGCCCTTTCTTTGCGGGTTTCAGGTACAGCTACTATCTTAAGTCTTGTCATAGGGATTCCCCTGGGTGTGTACCTGGCTTTAGGGGATTTTCGGGGGCGGCGCTTGCTGGTGACTCTGGTTAACAGCGGTATGGGTATGCCGCCGGTGGTAGCTGGTCTGCTGGTGACCATTTTGCTCTGGCGTAATGGGCCCCTGGGTTTCTTTCATCTTCTCTATACCCCTGCCGCCATGATTATCGCTCAGACTTTGATTGCTGCTCCTATCATTGTGGGGTTGACTATGGCCGCCATTCAACAGATTAACCCCAAATTGGTCTGGCAGCTGCAATCTTTAGGGGCGAGTCCTTTACATATTATCGGGATCCTGTTAAAGGAGGCCCGTTATTCCCTGCTGGCAGCAGTGATGGCAGGATTTGGGGCAGTGGTTTCGGAAGTAGGTGCTTCCATGATGGTAGGGGGCAATATCCAGGGGGAAACCCGGGTTTTAACCACAGCAACAGTAATGGAAGTAAGTAAAGGCAATTTTGGCCTGGCCATGGCTTTGAGTTTTGTTCTGCTATTTTTAAGTTATGGAGTAACCTATCTGCTCACCCTGTTGCAGCAAAGGAGAGGTTGAAATGGGCTGGCCGCTGTTACTGGAAAATCTACAGGTAAAGCGCGGGGGTAAGCTGGTACTTGCCGTGCCGCGCTTAGAGCTTGGAGCCGGGGAAATCATGGCGGTGCTGGGTCCCAATGGGGCAGGCAAAAGTACATTGCTGCTGACAGTGGCCGGGATCCTCTGTCCCAGCCAGGGCAGCATTCGCGCCGGGGAAATGGTCTGGGGCCCGGGCCGGGACCCTTATCAATGGCGCCAGGCGGTAACCCTGGTTTTTCAGGAGGCATTGCTGGTCAGTGGAACCGTACTGGATAATGTCACCCTGGGGCTGAAATTTCGTGGCCTATCTGCCCGGGAGCGGGAACAGCTGGCCGGGCCCTGGCTGGAACGGCTGGGCTTGACGGAGCTGGCCCGGCGCCGAGTTCAAGATTTAAGTGGAGGGGAAGCTCAGCGGGTAGCCCTGGCCCGTGCCCTGGTTCTTAAGCCCCAGGTGCTCTTGCTGGATGAACCTTTTGCCGCTGTGGATGCACCTACCCGTAGCCGTCTCCTGCGGGAATTGCGTCTGTTATTGAAAGAAACGGGCATCACCACCCTGTTCATTACCCATGACTTTCGGGAATTGCCGTTACTGGCTGACCGGGGGCTGGTACTGTTGCAGGGGCAAATGGCTCAGGTGGGAACGGTACGGGAACTGGCCGAACGGCCGGCTAGTGAGGCGATAGCTCGTTTTTTTGGGGTGGAAAATCTCTGGCCTACCGGAGGGAGTCTGCCGGGTTTAAAGGAACTGCCGCCCGGTCTGGGGGCTATTCCGGCCCGGTGCGTGCGAATCCTCGGCGCCAAACCGGCTGTAGCCGGTGAGAGCTGGCTTTGGCCTGGGAAGGTAAAATATGTGGAAGAACACTGGGATGGGGTTTACTATTGTCTCCTTTGTGAAGGACTGGAAGTTTGGGGCTGGGCAGATAACCAGCTGCGGCTGCAATTAGGGGAACAGGCCTGGGCAGTAATCAATAAAAAACAGTTACATTATATTGAAACCCGGAATAGCCTAAATTTTTTGTCAGATCAAGAAGGACTTCCGGGTTAGTTGGCGAATATATTATAAATGGAGACCTGCCTTGAAACTGAATATACGGGGGAGGAAGAGGTCGGGAGAGACCCTTAAAGGGCGCCGAAGGAGCAAGATGGGCGGTTGGCGGCCGCAGATCAAAACTCTCAGGCAAAAGAACTGACTTCAGACCCCACTCTGGAGAGCTTTCGGGTAGACTGCCAGGTTGCCCGAAACACCCAAGGGGAAGCCCGTAACTATTGCGGGTAATCTCTCAGGTAACCAGGACAGAGAAAAGCCAAAAAGGCTTGTCTCTGTCCTTTTTATTTGTCCCCATTGGCACATACTAATGTTAAGGAGGTGTTCCTGTTGGCAGAATTGAAACGCACTCCCCTTTATGAGTTGCATATAGCCGCCGGAGCGAAGATGGTGGATTTTGGGGGCTGGGAAATGCCGGTTCAGTACAGTGGCATTATCGATGAACACCAGACCGTCCGCCAGGCAGCAGGTCTCTTTGATGTCTCCCACATGGGGGAAATTACCGTTAAAGGCCCCGGGGCCCTGGCCTTTCTGGAAAAGTTGCTGCCCAACCAGGTGGCCAGGTTAGCAAAAGGGCAAATCCTCTATTCTCCCATGTGCTATGAACACGGTGGCACGGTGGATGACCTGCTGGTATACAAGGAGGATGAGGAGGAATATCTCCTTGTAGTCAATGCCGGCAATACTGATAAGGATTATGAATGGATCAAGCAGCTGGCCCCGGCAGGAGTGGAGGTGGAAAACATTTCCCATACTGTGGCCCAGCTGGCCATTCAGGGACCTCAGGCTACTGCGATCCTTAAGC encodes the following:
- a CDS encoding DUF6230 family protein, with translation MLSVLNLNKKLFFWSLGLTLGSLFSVLVTLANTGNLFAAMPLAGVGGFVIEADKITGTNFELIPSVADTNLSNKEQESWTAFPQSQTTMDTVSIWGLRLYKNIDLSHLGFPVANYVQVLVEANTTESKYVSGTQLLMNADYIEAEQIDFGDLQMDENMRTDHPNLVTGDDQKADIGMKASSVTLTRAKINAHYMSTKTMSIPGMKLTLHLYDSNNREVAPANIMHSSPWNN
- a CDS encoding DUF6114 domain-containing protein, giving the protein MKIKMQAIILGGLLGAFAGGVWWQLGLVSALIGAMAGIGTMMILVRYFPHKQIAYGVEGAITLGLIGGALMPQNYIYAGIALGMTAGSWLYSGIFSCWLNRMQLKGWYMELPGKMLWRPLLAAISVMITEIAFNPWLAWPVAILATTSWGFILVQNRKRPVLGAVLTLLGSILVIWFGIDIAPVLFLPGSGLYWAGMVLGLGLLALSLLALFFPRWHLGLGVTILILSILSYVGAAGGLVLGGLLSLLGGCLILAWAGQKIEKNNVNLAQ
- a CDS encoding winged helix-turn-helix domain-containing protein, whose product is MEVRWKAWLVYDDKAVGGSGLCALLKAIQQYGSLNQAAQKLGISYRQAWGRLRKAEAVLQRELVYKQTGGENGGGMSLTGDGERLLLFFEQMTAEINAVVSYWQQRKPF
- a CDS encoding substrate-binding domain-containing protein; translated protein: MKRTAILFTVIMLFIASLTGCGSQQEKAKNTIAEKSNKDVILATTTSTQDSGLLDVLIPAFEKETGYNVKTIAVGTGQALAMGERGEADVLLTHAPASEQKLVDKGIVTDYSLVMHNDFILVGPAEDPARVKGKEIKEALKAISQQQALFLSRGDNSGTHKFEQKIWEKVGIKPAGKWYQSTGSGMGQTLSVAAEKRGYTITDRGTYLALKDKLNLEILVQGSNELKNIYHVMAVNPDKYPKVNAKGARAFIAFLLKPDTQKLIGQFGVDKYGQPLFYPDAIKQ
- a CDS encoding ABC transporter permease, coding for MELIWEGMVQALKLLFQGDRETWAIIALSLRVSGTATILSLVIGIPLGVYLALGDFRGRRLLVTLVNSGMGMPPVVAGLLVTILLWRNGPLGFFHLLYTPAAMIIAQTLIAAPIIVGLTMAAIQQINPKLVWQLQSLGASPLHIIGILLKEARYSLLAAVMAGFGAVVSEVGASMMVGGNIQGETRVLTTATVMEVSKGNFGLAMALSFVLLFLSYGVTYLLTLLQQRRG
- a CDS encoding ABC transporter ATP-binding protein, producing MGWPLLLENLQVKRGGKLVLAVPRLELGAGEIMAVLGPNGAGKSTLLLTVAGILCPSQGSIRAGEMVWGPGRDPYQWRQAVTLVFQEALLVSGTVLDNVTLGLKFRGLSAREREQLAGPWLERLGLTELARRRVQDLSGGEAQRVALARALVLKPQVLLLDEPFAAVDAPTRSRLLRELRLLLKETGITTLFITHDFRELPLLADRGLVLLQGQMAQVGTVRELAERPASEAIARFFGVENLWPTGGSLPGLKELPPGLGAIPARCVRILGAKPAVAGESWLWPGKVKYVEEHWDGVYYCLLCEGLEVWGWADNQLRLQLGEQAWAVINKKQLHYIETRNSLNFLSDQEGLPG